GTATCCTGGTGATCCTGTGCTACCAGAACAAGGCCTGGAGGCTGTGCGTAGCCAGTGAACAACAGAGCTGCCTGAAGACTGCTCTAATATGCACTGCTGCTGAGTGATTCCAAGATTGGGAGGTTCCGAGGTGGCCTTTGAGTCCTCCCACAAATCTGCGCCTAGTTCTCAGCCCCAGATAAGAACCTGGAccagaaaatgaaaacagagaatcaCATCAGTCCACTTTCACTCTCGAGGCTGAGTCAAATGCAACAGGGAAACAGCAGAACTGGTGAAAACAATCAACGAGATTTTCAAATTCACCCTGGTAGGGTTTTTTATGATGATGAATTTTCTTAGAGAAACGGACAATGAAAAGTACAAATTTATACAATTTACAGTTTGTGTAAATTCCCAAATACTGCATGCTTCACAGGACTGCCAAGAGAATTGCACATCTATGCAATTTTACAACTCATTGAAGTTGCAAGACCAGACAATGCAAAATCAGACAATCTTACATAGGCATAGCGTGCTAGGGTGGTGGTACCAGTAACAAAATAGGGGAAGACATACATGAATAggcagaggagggaaggaggggaatgTGGGAGGGGAGGCAAGGTGAAATGGAAGTCTGGCATTCTTTGAAATATCTCAATGTTTTTTATGCAAATGTATCAAGAAACAGGAACCCTTTACAGTCCAAGAAATAAAAGTGAGATTCAGGTCCATTTGGTTGTGATAAGAATTGAAAGATTGtctccttcaccaacagaagttggtccaataaaagatattcccttccccacctggtctctctaagaATTACTGTTGTCACAAGTGATCTTACAAACGAGGGTGATGAATGTTGTGTCATCTGCTTGATAGCCTCAGGCTACTTGCCACACAGAATCCCACGAGGGAGAGAGAGTCTCTGGGTGGAATGATTCAGACACTGGTTCCATTTGGTTTTGGAGTTTCGGTTTTGGATACCTTGCCAAATGTTCACCTCTTGCCAGACCTCCAGGGGATAGGGGAGTTGCATGAGAACTGTGGGAGGTCAATTGCAATCACTTGCAGTAGTTTGATGCAAATCACAGTCACGTAGGGCATAGTCTTCCTGAGCACTGTGGGTGTAGAGCGAGGCAGGGAAGATGAGAGGTAATGAGCTATAGAAGGCTCTGGAGAGGATACTCTATTTTAATAATCTGCAGTGACATGACTCAGTAGCAAGGCAAGAGCTTCTTTCTTGAACTATTGGATGTGATTTTTAACTTTGAGATTATCCCTATAATTGGCAGTTAAATTTTGTTCTTTTCACTGTAGTGGAATGGTTCAGTACAAATACTCTGGTGTCATGGAGTTTGTGCTAAAATCACAAGGAACAAGCAGCATGCATGTGTCTCCAGGGGCAGAAACAACCTGTCCAACAAGTCCCTTCTGAGGAAGTTGTTTCAAACTTTTGCCTTCCTTTCAGGTGAGGTTCTTCACCATCTGGCAGGACAGAGCTCAGGCTACAGCCACCAATGTTTTCTTATAACCATCCTCCAATAGAAACCGCACAGTCTGACCTAGATTGCTTATTACATGTCCAAGTAATAAAAGCTTTGGAGAAAGGCCCTGATAGCAAGCTCAGTCTTGTGATTCATAAGAGATGTCACTGTCCTCACTCCAGTGCTTGCCTGTCCTTTTCTTCCTGTTCCTCTCAGCCATCACAATAGCTGCCACCACAGTAATGAACACTGTGAAGGTAATGACGAGAACCGTCACAGTCTCTGCGATGCAGAGCTGGGTGTCCACTGATGACAGGGACAGATTTCTCAGGACTTGCGGCTCCATGCATGTCATGTTGTTATAGTCATCCAAGATCAGCCGCTTGACACTGTGCAGCTTTGCAAAGACTCTCTGCAGGTCACAGTCACAGAACCACGGGTTATAGGAGAGCAAGATGTGTGTCCCAGGGGTCTGGATTGTTAGGAAGGTTTTGAATCGGATATGTTCAATTTCATTGTGCACCAAGTTAAGTACCGTGAGGCGGTTCAAGGAGGTAAAGACCCCAGGAGCAATCATCTTTATCCTGTTGCCTTCCAAGTTCAGAACCTCTAAATGCTGCAGCATGGAGAAGACCCCATTGTGGAGGTTCAAGAGGTGATTATTTTGAAGATGAAGCTGCCTCAAGCGGGTCAGACTCCGGAAGGCTCCCATTTCTATGGAGGAGATGTTGTTATTTTGGAAGTTGAGCTTCTGAAGGTTCTCAAAATGCTGGAAGTTCCTGTAATATAGTTCCTGGAGCCTATTATAGGACAAATTCAGCTCTCTGAGAGAACTGAGCCCTatagaaaaactgcttccaagcACTGTAATCTCATTTCTATGGATATCAAGCTTCTGGAGTCTCTCTAGAGAGCTAAAAGCTCTCTCTCCAACTTTGGTGATGTAGTTCCCACTCAGAAGTAGAACTTGTAACTTCCACAGGGATCTCAGAACTTTGCTTGGAACAGAATAGAGGTTACTGATGGACAAATCCAAGTGCTCAGTCTCAGGTGGGAAGATGAGGTTGTCAGTTACATTGACTCCAGAGCAGTTCACAAACTTGGCCCCTTCTTTGCAAAGGCAGATTTCCTGACATGGGTAATGAAATTCAGACTCACCAAAGGAGAAGTGAATCCAAATCCAGATTAAGTAGTGGACACGCATCTTCTGCCTCCTTGCATGTACTCTAGTGTATCTGTACAAGAGGAATAAAAGATGTAAGCAAATGTTACAACTATATGTAGCATATTGGGCATAATATAGGAAGGAAAGCACATATTTCAATGTTACAGGCTTCCACGTGGCTTCCATTGTCTTTACTAGGATAAAACTATTACACCTCCATCAGGGGTGTATAGACCCTGTTCTACcatggaggaagtttgggtgcgggaCATGGTTATCAGGTTGACTGGCTATCTCCTCAGCTGCAGTTAATCTCTGGGACAGCAACAGCTGGGGGATAAGAAGGCTGCAGATTAGAGGGGTGGGTGGTGGGACAATTACCAGACAGACTGAGGGACTAGGAGAGAAGACTCCTTGAGCAGTAGACTGACAGGAAGCTGTCCAGCATGTTGGACTTCCAGTGAGGGAGAATCAGAGAATGAGAGTCTAGAAAAGGCCTACAGGAGAGGtgaggtaggaagcagcccaggaaaaAAGCAAGCAGTGgtgaggatcatagaatcatagaatctcagggttggaagggacctcaggaggtcatctagtccaaccccatgctcaaagcaggaccaaatcaaagaatgagggggaggagggagagatagctcagtggtttgagcattggcctgctaaacccagcgttgtgagttcaatccttgagggggccatttggggattggtcctgctttgagcagggggttggactagatgatctcttgaggtcccttccaaccctaataatttatgattcaaacccaactaaatcatcccagccagggctttgtcaagcctgaccttaaaaacctctaaggaaggagattccaccacctccctaggtaacccattccagttcttcaccaccctactagtgaaaaagtttttcctaatgtccaacctaaacctccccctctgcaacttgagaccattactccttgttctgtcatcttctaccactgagaacagtctagatccatcctctttggaaccccctttcaggtagttgaaagcagctatcaaatcccccctcattcttctcttctgcagactaaacaatcccagttccctcagcctctcctcataagtcatgtgctccagctccctaatcatttttgttgccctccgctggactctctccaatttatccacatccttcttgtagtgtggggcccaaaactggacacagtactccaaatgaggcctcaccagtgctgaatagaggggaatgatcacatccctcgatctgctggaaatgcccctacttatacaaccccaaatgccattagcctttttggcaacaagggcacactgttgactcatattcagcttttcatccaccgtaacccctaggtccttttctgcagaactgctgcccagccattcggtccctagtctgtagcagtgcatgggattcttccgtcctaagtgcaggactctgcacttgtccttgttgaacctcatcagatttcttttggcccaatcctctaatttgtctaggtccctctgtatcctatccctaccctccagtgtatcaaccactcctcccagtttagtgtcatctgcaaacttgctaagggtgcagtccacaccatcctccagatcgttaatgaagatattgaacaaaaccggccccagcactgatctttggggcactccacttgataccggctgccaactagacatggaaccattgatcactacctgttgagcccgaccatctagccagttttctatccaccttaccgtccattcatccagcccatacttctttaacttgctggcaagaatactgtgggagaccgtatcaaaagctttgctaaagtccagatatagcacatccactgctttcccctcatccacagagccggttatctcatcatagaaggcaattaggttagtcaggcaggacttgcccttggtgaatccatgctgactttaagtggttcagaattgattccttaaggacctgctccatgatttttccagggactgaggtgagactgactggcctgtagttccctggatcttccttcttcccttttttaaagatgggcactacattagcttttttccagtcatccgggatctcccccgatcgccatgatttttcaaagataatggccaatggctctgcaatctcatcggccaactcctttagcacccttggatgcagtgcatccggccccatggacttgtgctcgtccagcttttctaaatagtcccaaactacttctttctccacagagagctggtcacctcctccccataccgtgctgcagagtgcagctgtctgggagctgaccttgtccgtgaagacagaggcaaaaaaagcattgagtacactagctttctccacatcctctgtcactaggttccctccctcattcagcaaggggcccacactttccttgtcTTTCTTCtcgttgctaacatacctgaagaaacccttcttgttactcctaacatctccagctagctgcaactccaagtgtgatttggccttcctaattttactcctgcatgcctgagcaatacttttatactcctccctggttatttgtccaatcttccacttcttgtaagctgtttttttgtgtttaagacgagcaaggatttcactgttaagccaagctggtcgcctgccatatttacttttcttcctacacatcggcatggtttgttcctgcaacctcaataaggattctttaaaatacagccagctttcctcgactcctttccccgtcatgttattctcccaggggaccttgcccatcagttccctgagggagtcgaagtctgcttttctgaagtccagggtctctgttctactgctctcctttcttccttgtgtcaggatcctgaactcgaccatctcatggtcactgcctcccaggttcccatccactattgcttcctctactatttcttccctgtttgtgagcagcaggtcaagaagagcttttcccctagttggttcctccagcacttgcaccaggaaattgtcccctacactttccagaaacttcctggattgtctctgcactgctgtattgctctcccagcagatatcggggtgattaaagtcacccatgagaaccagggcctgtgatctagcaacttctgttagttgctggaagaaagcctcgtccacctcatccccctggtctggtggtctgtaacagactcccaccacgacatcacccttgttgttcatacttctaaatttaatccagagactctcaggtttttctgcagtttcatacgggagctctgagcagtcatactgctctcttacatacaacacaactcccccaccttttctgccctgcctgtccttcctgaacagtttatatccatccatgacagtactccaatcatgtgagttatcccaccaagtctctgttattccaattacatcataattccttgactgtgccaggacttctagttcaccctgcttgttccccaggcttcttgcatttgtgtataggcatgtaagataactcactgatcgtcctgctgtcccagtatggggcaggagccctcccctcttgcattcacctacttgtgctttctcccgatatcccacttccccacttacctcgagGCTTTGGTCCCAGCTGAGAAATGCATggtccctgggctagaacccaaaGGTGTGGAAGAGTCTGGGTTCCACTACCATCTCCCACAAAGGTGATAGTAAAATGCTTTGAATCAAAGGGGTCAGGACTCTGCAGGGCCCTGGAATTATCCACCTTTGCTAGGGTCTTTGGACTCCTGGTCTATCAGACTCTTTATTGTCCTACAAGGTGAGAGACTATACATGACTTGGCCAGAGAGCTGGAGTCAGAAAAGGAAGCTACCTGGCACAGGGCCAAATAGCTgttggcagggggtggagggaaactgaggcaaagtcaCTGTGACACTTCCCACAGCCAGGAGATGGAGCTGGCTGGCAAAGGCACCCCTGGACATCTTTGACAGCTAGGTGAAAACAGCAGATGCTAATGACTACATCAGATATTTCTCAAGATGGACAACACACAGTGGTCTTTCAAAGGATTCCATTTAAGCATTTATACTTAATGAaagagaaggtggggggagggggagagatatATTGTTCATTTTGGATTATACTTATGGTGATTTTCaattatttctgtcttatgctatAGTTTTTGGTGCATCTGAATTCATTTCTGGCTTAGATTTTTCCTGCACAGATATTTGTAATAGTTACAACAATAattagggttaccaactttctaatcacataaaactgaacactcttgccccaccccttctccaaagcccgcccccactcactcaatcccctctccctccatcgctctctctcccccaccctcactcactttcactgggctggggcgggaAGTTGTGGTCCgggagggtgtgagggctccagctggcagtatgggctctggggtggggccagaaatgaggggttcagggtgcaggagggggctcagggctggggcagtggcttgaggtgcaggagggagtgcaggctccaggagggagtttgggtgcaggacatggttcagggctggggaagggggctggagtgtgggaggggatgcaggctccaggagggggttctgacctggggcagggagttggggtgcaggagggagtttggggtgtggactccagccaggcagcgcttacctcagatGGCCCCCAGTTGGTGggacagcagggctaaggcaggctcactgcctgcccaggctctgcggctcccagAGGCGACCAGCTCCTAGGTACAgaggtggccaggtggctctgcatggtgTGTGCTGCCCGAACTTGCAGGCGCCAATCCCAAAGCGCCCATTGGCGATGGTTCTCAGCCAACGGTTGCTATGGAGCCGGCACAAGCTCCAACGGTCACTTCTCCTTCTACCATGCTGCATTTACTGTCTTTGGATCCACAAGTTTTGAGATCTGGAGTCATTGGAGTGGCCAGGGTCAGAAACACAGCTTTCTAAGATCTTGTTGAGATCTCTGAGCAGGAACCATCACTAACTAAACAATTACTGGAGGTCTCTTACCTACTTATTGGAAAGAACGTAAATTGTGGTCTTCTGCTTGCTAACATCAACACAGCTTATCAGCCGAGCTACAGCTCCATCTACTTGAAGAGGAAATAGGTTTCTCAGCACTTAGCAAAGACATAATGGTTACATTtaaatattaaatgaaaaaaatatctgAACACCAGGATGTAATCATGGTAATCTACCTTTCCACCTGCAGTTAAACCTGCAAGATCTCACTGTACCTCAGGAAACCagtttttatttttcctcctctctcctaGTTTTGTGAGGGGTGGGAGAACCCAAAGCTGTTTGGAGTTTCATCTAACTAAGCAGATCTTTTTCAAACTCTTTAGTGATACTTAGTACAAatattttctctccctcttctccaTTCCTGACTTCTGACTACCTACCAGGTCCTGAGCTTGGTTCTCAGGGTCCCAAAGGGGTTTTATTGGAGGTGTAAATGTAATCTTTATTGCACACTGTGCCAACTCTgtaccccaaagcaacaccctggcacccccatatttactagtgttatataattgcaacaaatcttgtacaaaatatgtaGTGTAGAGTGTCTACAAAATATGTTATGTagggtgtcaatggaaaagttatggtttgctgaatatgattgccctgtttgtatgcatgtatcatttttgtatctgaaattatgaatattgatTATGTACCTATATTTCAAATGTATTTgctcctgggtaacacccacaatgtagtttacatccagtctagccagcacattgtggatGAATCATTCAAGGTGACGGCCCATTAAAAAACACAATAGTCCATGGAAGATTATCCCCAACTGATGGGTTTTCCTGTGGATGCTTCAGCCAGTATATGGATAATGGCTGCTATGCCTCATCGAAGCatgcaaggacatgtgaccagatCATGtgatactggactccatcttgtgcctgtacttttccacaaactgtgctgGGGACTTGAAACAATGAAGTTCCCTTCACATGGAAAAAGCTAtgaaagggggaagtgacatcatcacttggcctcactccccccacccctccagctcaACACCTGGAAAGATGTTTGGAAAACAAAAGACTTGAACTGGGAAGGTGGTCCCAGGCAGGAAAGAAGGAATGGAAGATTGGTGAACTGTTGTgccatcagggtgagacactgcttgattcaaatcctgtctagtttatGGAACTTAGAttgcaattttgttttatttcttagatAATCTACTTTGAtcgcagatgatacaaagctgcggggagaggtagatatgctggagggtagggatagggtccagagtgacctagacaaattggaggattgggccaaaagaaatctgatgaggttcaacaaggacaagtgcagagtcctgcacttaggacggaagaatcccatgcactgctacagactggggaccgactgtctaagcagcagttctgcagaaaaggacctggggattacagtggatgagaagctggatatgagtcagcagtgtgcccttgttgccaagaagactaatgacatattgggctgcattagtaggagcgttgccagccgatcgagggaagtgattattcccctctgttcggcactggtgaggccatgtttggagtattgcatccagttttgggccccccactacagaaaggatgtggagaaattggagagagtctagcggagggcaatgaaaatgatcagggggctggggcacaacttacgaggagaagctgagggaactgggcttgtttagtctgcagaagagaagagtgaggggggatttgatagcagccttcaactacctgaagggggttccaaagaggatagagctaggctgttctcagtggtacctgatgacagaacaaggagcaatggtctcaagttgcagtgggggaggtctaggttggatattaggaaaaactatttcacgaggagggtggtgaagcactggaatcagttacctagagaggtgatagaatctccatccttcgaggtttttaaggtctggtttgacaaagccctggctgggatgattttgttggtgttggtcctgctttgagctggaatagataacctcctgaggtcccttccaactctaatcttctatgattctatgctctgTACACTTATTACTTATAATCATTAAAAATCTATctatctgtagttaataaatctgttttatattttttacctAAAACAATATGTTTGAAGTGCAAAGcgaaatctgctcaggaacaggggctggtgcatagttctctccacactgagggaggtgTGGACTGGGTAACAAACTTACATGAGTAAGGCTTTTGACTAGTGCAAGACTGTACAGCTCTGGGGTACAGTTTAGCCAGTCGGTGCCCAATCTGTAGTggtgcaggggagctgggaggaacTGGCGGGAGCCTCTctgttgttggttcatgagtggctggcaaaagcattcatgtaactgcagctgggtgtgtccctgcttgTGTGggtctgtgtaagtgcaagacctgGAGAGGATTGCAGCTGGTCACTGTCTCAAAGTGTGAGGGGGGGCCCAGATTGGTATGACAGAGGGTCAGTGGTACCCCAATTCCAGGTTGCGCCCCGGAGAAGTatgtctcaca
This region of Mauremys mutica isolate MM-2020 ecotype Southern chromosome 10, ASM2049712v1, whole genome shotgun sequence genomic DNA includes:
- the LOC123378756 gene encoding SLIT and NTRK-like protein 6, which produces MRVHYLIWIWIHFSFGESEFHYPCQEICLCKEGAKFVNCSGVNVTDNLIFPPETEHLDLSISNLYSVPSKVLRSLWKLQVLLLSGNYITKVGERAFSSLERLQKLDIHRNEITVLGSSFSIGLSSLRELNLSYNRLQELYYRNFQHFENLQKLNFQNNNISSIEMGAFRSLTRLRQLHLQNNHLLNLHNGVFSMLQHLEVLNLEGNRIKMIAPGVFTSLNRLTVLNLVHNEIEHIRFKTFLTIQTPGTHILLSYNPWFCDCDLQRVFAKLHSVKRLILDDYNNMTCMEPQVLRNLSLSSVDTQLCIAETVTVLVITFTVFITVVAAIVMAERNRKKRTGKHWSEDSDISYESQD